From Saprospira grandis, a single genomic window includes:
- a CDS encoding TetR/AcrR family transcriptional regulator — translation MPSLEKESKKSQIYRAAAQLFKEKGYQAASMRDLAERVELRASSLYNHIGSKEEILQQICFEHAQDFLKAMQEVEQLPISQGQKIERLLRFHIRKALKEVSSLTVFNDEWKHLSSPQLEEFRGLRKDYENRFRAIIEQAVASGELPNLDTELLLYALLNAIHWLPNWNHRNSELTASELEEQVLRILLKGIQK, via the coding sequence ATGCCTAGTTTAGAAAAAGAAAGCAAAAAATCTCAAATCTATCGAGCCGCCGCTCAACTCTTTAAAGAAAAAGGCTATCAAGCTGCTTCCATGCGCGACCTAGCCGAGCGAGTAGAGCTGCGGGCCTCTAGTCTATATAATCACATCGGTTCCAAAGAAGAGATTTTGCAGCAAATTTGTTTTGAGCATGCCCAAGATTTTCTCAAAGCCATGCAAGAGGTCGAGCAGCTACCCATTAGCCAAGGCCAAAAAATTGAACGCCTGCTGCGCTTTCATATTCGCAAGGCTCTCAAAGAGGTAAGCAGCCTAACGGTCTTCAATGATGAGTGGAAACACCTTAGCAGCCCCCAGCTCGAAGAGTTTAGAGGCCTGCGTAAAGATTATGAAAATCGCTTTAGGGCCATTATTGAGCAAGCTGTAGCTAGCGGAGAATTGCCAAATTTAGATACAGAGCTCTTGCTTTATGCCCTGCTCAATGCTATTCACTGGCTACCCAATTGGAACCATCGAAATAGTGAGCTTACCGCCAGCGAATTAGAGGAACAAGTGCTGCGCATTTTGCTAAAAGGAATTCAAAAATAA